From Solea solea chromosome 20, fSolSol10.1, whole genome shotgun sequence, one genomic window encodes:
- the znf865 gene encoding zinc finger protein 865, with translation MFQFSKYPMDILEMLSGHQAHQFKGLGLERQLSHQQQVQLQHQQQLQQQHHQPSADSSGSLLSGLGLGSLQSSRSNAFADSSSLFAKMSAPPPSISHQSQSSSSSHSSRKSSKMSSSGSSASGYPQFLRPFHPAEAALAQEQLHSGMGRFDFGGSSSGGGAGIIGGVVTPAPPPPPLHPGLSVPQPSTGPSSSGSPATSASNPPSSTAVPLVGQSDPRSLHQQFSCMLAANQYFLSGVPTNSSLEQFLVQQGTHNHLGLGLSQGTTESNSALAPPPALHSSHSHSHSAPQPQQQQQQLASHALSHPHSHAHHPHPLHPAPQPAPLSSFDFQGIPVLSSNQIASLMQQEAGLPLPLPLHLSLSKEDSSKSVDGSSTSTSGGGSRRKKAMAGYLPQRKSDSSSHSSSSSVSNCHSSSSSGHSQSSSSGLVGGGSGSVGISGIGSEQQHSSLLSSSSQRSSSTVSSSSSAPPSSNSTSVLVANGSQQLSKNRESHRNGSSSQPEPEPLYHCGECGKTFTHLSSLRRHLRSHGLTPESQSRKSDCNSPSPERIFCCGECGKRFKKRGHLIQHSVTHSENRPFTCTVCQKSFNRRESLTRHEKIHDDKPFRCPACGRCFRESTSLLNHAASGACGKPPRSSKNRASPSGSGSSNPSSSSKMGSSGDRVGISNNGAAMTNDKYSSDYSRSRYQNQSSYNSGVDIYRRSQSSLYSPGSTLASEMANQTLRKAPLAPTLHPHPQSQQQHHHPQQQPHLPLSSLLDDSEDEVTSSAMSAIAAAAAASCDINTEGRDGERRDIIGGLLGGLGFGNLGGPSSTSTLNGSTMPLTHPSHPHTKPRRTRKPREKRDPSSIIRRRRSPAPPGDGSERPYGCQICGKRFRRAETLRRHNRVHTGEKPHSCEVCGKMFREPFHLTKHLTVHSGQKNYKCNLCGKMFAYAQSLVRHGKLHRKGEIDSQGRRVKGAAAAAISQIANSGNSDYFSSCSQGEKSPTSGTPSQRLYTCTVCWKSFRHYFHMTAHQQTVHGGIIGREKSFRCDVCGKAFAYSNSLVRHKLSQHGINRSGQRVNQSQPAGFSPLFYDAGSGSSYTGSSHMQQGAPGGQPPPPPPPLQQQQQQQQQQQQQQQHQQQQQQQQQEQQLQHPFHYRSKNYQKRHGLTRKHRKKKRRVVIHSIMRDGKLVGFPLSKDTRKKLSVLKRKRGRLQAQIKKKKLLAQLRMKGGMMRVRSWSGGAVKVSGLTSLDTQIKRFPCPICPSTMYAKQGSLLVHHAIRHPPRKSGRHARLRCQVCGRRTSSLHKALKHRGQHLKQAAFQCHRCRHRFWNSGLLVRHMFSCRGSSSGSWEMMTIKSPSSHSQSDKEPSPLRLAVPVLVQPERSTVLTEYSQ, from the coding sequence ATGTTCCAGTTCAGCAAGTATCCCATGGACATTTTAGAAATGCTGAGTGGTCACCAAGCCCATCAGTTCAAAGGCCTTGGATTAGAACGACAACTGAGCCACCAACAGCAGGTCCagctgcagcatcagcagcagctgcagcagcagcaccaccagccCTCTGCTGACTCATCTGGAAGCCTCCTGTCCGGCCTCGGACTCGGGTCCCTCCAGAGCTCCCGCAGCAATGCCTTCGCCGACTCCTCGTCGTTATTTGCCAAAATGAGTGCCCCGCCCCCATCCATCTCCCATCAGAGCCAGTCCTCGTCGTCGTCTCACAGCTCCAGGAAGTCGAGTAAGATGAGCAGCAGTGGGAGCTCCGCATCAGGGTATCCACAGTTTCTGCGGCCTTTTCACCCGGCTGAGGCTGCGCTAGCACAGGAGCAGCTCCACTCTGGAATGGGACGTTTTGACTTTGGGgggagcagcagtggaggaggTGCAGGGATCATCGGGGGCGTGGTTACACCTgcgcctccacctccaccactgcATCCAGGTCTCTCTGTCCCCCAGCCTTCCACTGGTCCCTCCTCCTCGGGCTCTCCTGCCACCTCTGCCTCCAACCCTCCCAGCAGCACTGCAGTCCCTTTAGTCGGCCAGTCCGATCCCCGCAGCCTCCACCAGCAATTCAGCTGTATGCTGGCTGCCAACCAGTACTTCCTGTCCGGAGTTCCTACCAACAGCAGCCTGGAGCAGTTCCTTGTCCAGCAAGGCACTCACAACCACCTGGGCTTGGGCCTCAGCCAAGGGACCACTGAGTCAAACTCGGCCCTGGCCCCTCCCCCCGCCCTCCACTCCtcccacagccacagccactcGGCTCCacagcctcagcagcagcagcagcagctggcgTCTCACGCCTTATCACATCCACACAGCCACGCTCACCACCCACACCCTCTCCACCCGGCACCCCAGCCCGCCCCACTGAGCAGCTTTGATTTTCAAGGTATTCCAGTCCTTTCCTCAAACCAGATAGCCTCGTTAATGCAGCAAGAAGCCGGCctccccctcccactccctctcCACCTGTCCCTCTCCAAAGAAGATTCATCAAAGTCCGTTGACGGCTCTTCCACGTCTACTTCCGgtggaggaagcaggagaaaGAAAGCAATGGCAGGCTATCTGCCGCAGAGGAAATCGGACAgtagcagccacagcagcagcagcagcgtcagcaactgtcacagcagcagctcgaGTGGCCACAGTCAGAGTTCCTCATCAGGTCTTGTGGGAGGAGGATCTGGGAGTGTTGGTATAAGTGGCATCGGAAGTGAGCAGCAgcactcctccctcctctcctcgtcCTCACAGCGGTCTTCCTCCacagtctcctcctcttcctccgccCCACCTTCCTCAAACTCCACCTCTGTGCTTGTAGCCAACGGTAGCCAGCAGTTGTCCAAAAACCGTGAAAGTCACAGGAACGGTTCGTCCAGCCAACCCGAACCTGAGCCCCTCTACCACTGTGGTGAGTGTGGTAAAACCTTCACCCACCTCTCCAGCCTTCGACGGCATCTCCGCAGCCACGGCCTGACACCAGAAAGCCAAAGCAGAAAGTCGGACTGTAACTCACCAAGCCCTGAGAGGATATTCTGCTGTGGCGAGTGTggaaaaaggtttaaaaaaaggggTCATCTCATCCAGCACAGTGTCACCCACTCAGAAAACCGTCCGTTTACCTGCACCGTCTGCCAGAAGTCCTTCAACCGCAGAGAGTCGCTAACGAGACATGAAAAGATCCACGACGACAAGCCTTTCCGCTGCCCGGCGTGCGGGCGGTGTTTCCGTGAGAGCACCTCCCTTCTCAACCATGCGGCTTCTGGTGCCTGCGGCAAACCTCCCCGGAGTTCAAAAAACCGGGCCTCCCCCAGTGGAAGTGGATCCTCCAAcccgagcagcagcagtaaaatgGGGAGCAGTGGCGACAGAGTGGGCATTTCAAACAATGGCGCTGCAATGACCAACGACAAGTACTCGAGTGATTATTCCAGAAGTCGCTACCAGAACCAGTCGTCCTACAACAGCGGTGTCGACATCTACAGGCGATCGCAGTCTTCTTTGTACTCCCCAGGGAGTACGCTAGCAAGTGAGATGGCCAACCAAACTCTCCGAAAGGCCCCTTTAGCTCCAACTCTTCACCCTCACCCTCAAAGTCAACAAcagcaccaccacccacagcagcagccacaccTCCCCCTCTCTTCACTACTGGATGATTCGGAGGACGAAGTCACCAGCAGTGCAATGTCGGCcatcgccgccgccgccgctgcttcTTGCGATATAAACACTGAGGGCCGGGATGGAGAGAGGCGGGACATCATCGGAGGCCTGCTGGGGGGGTTGGGGTTTGGTAACTTGGGTGGACCGTCATCCACATCCACCCTCAACGGTTCCACCATGCCTTTAACCCACCCCAGCCATCCACACACCAAACCCAGGAGGACAAGGAAGCCTCGGGAGAAAAGGGACCCAAGCAGCAtcatcaggaggaggaggagtcctgCCCCTCCAGGGGACGGTTCAGAGCGGCCGTACGGATGTCAGATCTGCGGCAAACGTTTTAGGAGAGCGGAGACGCTGCGGCGCCACAATCGCGTCCACACGGGGGAGAAACCTCACTCCTGCGAAGTGTGTGGCAAAATGTTCCGCGAGCCGTTCCACCTCACCAAGCATCTGACTGTGCACTCTGGACAAAAGAACTACAAGTGCAACCTGTGCGGGAAGATGTTTGCATACGCTCAGAGCCTGGTGAGACACGGCAAATTACACAGAAAGGGGGAGATCGACAGCCAGGGGAGGAGAGTCAAAGgagctgctgccgccgccaTCAGTCAGATCGCCAACTCGGGAAACTCTGACTACTTCTCATCCTGCTCTCAAGGAGAAAAGTCGCCAACATCCGGCACCCCCTCGCAGAGGCTGTACACCTGTACGGTGTGCTGGAAGTCATTCCGCCACTACTTCCACATGACGGCACATCAGCAGACCGTCCACGGCGGCATAATAGGACGAGAGAAGTCCTTTCGCTGTGACGTCTGTGGCAAAGCCTTCGCCTACTCCAACAGTTTAGTGCGGCACAAGCTCTCCCAGCACGGCATTAACCGCAGCGGCCAGCGCGTCAACCAGTCCCAACCTGCTGGATTCTCACCGCTCTTCTACGATGCAGGGTCAGGTTCCAGCTACACTGGGTCGTCTCATATGCAGCAGGGTGCCCCTGGTGgtcaaccaccaccaccaccaccaccactgcagcagcagcagcagcagcagcagcaacaacaacagcagcagcagcatcaacagcagcagcagcaacaacaacaagagcaaCAGCTGCAGCACCCTTTTCACTACCGCTCAAAAAACTACCAAAAGCGGCACGGACTGACAAGAAAGCACCGAAAGAAAAAAAGGCGCGTGGTGATCCACAGCATCATGAGGGACGGGAAGCTGGTGGGCTTCCCGCTGAGCAAAGACACGCGCAAGAAACTGAGCGTCTTGAAGAGAAAGAGGGGACGGCTGCAAGCACagatcaagaagaagaagctcctGGCTCAGCTGAGGATGAAGGGCGGCATGATGCGGGTGAGGTCGTGGAGCGGCGGGGCCGTCAAAGTATCTGGGCTCACCTCGCTGGACACCCAAATCAAGCGCTTCCCCTGCCCCATCTGCCCCAGCACCATGTACGCCAAACAGGGCTCTCTGCTGGTCCACCATGCCATCAGGCACCCGCCCAGGAAGTCAGGCCGCCACGCCCGACTGCGGTGCCAGGTTTGTGGGAGACGCACAAGCTCGCTGCACAAGGCCCTGAAACACCGGGGCCAGCACCTAAAACAAGCCGCATTCCAGTGCCACAGGTGCCGACACCGCTTCTGGAACTCCGGGCTCCTGGTCCGCCACATGTTCTCCTGCCGCGGCTCCAGCAGCGGGAGCTGGGAAATGATGACGATCAAGTCGCCGTCGTCACACAGCCAGTCTGACAAAGAGCCGTCACCGCTGCGGCTTGCGGTCCCGGTTCTGGTCCAGCCGGAGAGATCAACTGTTCTGACGGAGTACAGTCAGTGA